Part of the Sphingobacterium sp. LZ7M1 genome, ACCGCTACTTACTTCCTTCCTGCAAACTCTTTGGCAAACGAAAAAGACAGTATTTCACCAAAAGGAACCGGTTTGGAGTTCACAAATACATTCACGCAGTTTATGTCATATGGACATGTAGGCCTGGTTGGAATCAAATACGGACGTGGAGATGCACATATAGGGCAACGTTTCACTATTAATCCATCTGGAGCTGCCATGACTGTGGGGAATCAATTCGAAATCCAAAACGGATTCGTAACGGCTGGTGTTGTTGGTGATTATGCCTATACCATCATGAGTGGATATAGAGCTGCTGATAAAACCGTAGGAACCATGAACCGTATTGGACTTTCAGCGGGAGAACCCCAATTCCAAACGTTCAAAGTCAATCAATTTAATGGATTCGAAGGTAAGAATGCCGCATTGATAGGATTAGCAGATGGTAAAGACGATGCATTCTATACCAGTCTGCACTTCCACGAAAACACGGATATCGACAATGTTGTGGTAGCAAAAATAAACGCTAAAACATTAAAGACCGAAGCGGTCTATAGCGATTCACGTCTATCTATTTCTGGAGGTTTTTACCGTTCAGCTAGATATTCCCAAATCGGTGTTGCTTCTAATGGTGATGTCTATGTTTTCTCGGGCAATAACTTCGGAACTAAAAAAGCAGGAGCTTTGGTTATCAGAAAAGGCGAAACTACTTTCGACAAAGGGTACTTCTGGGATTTAGAAGCAGCATCTGCTGGTTATAGGTTCAGTAAAGTGTGGCCATTATTGGATGATATATTCTTGATTGAATTCTACAACAAGAAATATGAAGCTGGAAAGCAACCTGGAATGGATGCTTCCTCCCAATATGCGGTGGTAAACATGAAGGAGAAAAAATTCAATTGGGTAAAG contains:
- a CDS encoding DUF4374 domain-containing protein → MKNQLIKQSWIYAMAILTLVACTEENPVPPTPVKENKEGKFLVAVSVPGSTTATYFLPANSLANEKDSISPKGTGLEFTNTFTQFMSYGHVGLVGIKYGRGDAHIGQRFTINPSGAAMTVGNQFEIQNGFVTAGVVGDYAYTIMSGYRAADKTVGTMNRIGLSAGEPQFQTFKVNQFNGFEGKNAALIGLADGKDDAFYTSLHFHENTDIDNVVVAKINAKTLKTEAVYSDSRLSISGGFYRSARYSQIGVASNGDVYVFSGNNFGTKKAGALVIRKGETTFDKGYFWDLEAASAGYRFSKVWPLLDDIFLIEFYNKKYEAGKQPGMDASSQYAVVNMKEKKFNWVKGIPTYNNMPSGLSWPYVFEGKAYVGLTELDKFPQFYAIDPQTGTAKKGLVVKDANEIQAAAFIEKK